One stretch of Diorhabda carinulata isolate Delta chromosome 5, icDioCari1.1, whole genome shotgun sequence DNA includes these proteins:
- the LOC130894234 gene encoding GILT-like protein 1, giving the protein MRSVPLLFVIIFYTNIAVEAATLTVSIYYESLCPDSVRFFKDQFYPAYSTVLKGKIIVDLVPFGKATAKNETGKWVFDCQHGKSECYGNKIHGCAIDVATKDTSTEFIVCAMKSGDASDNNNLKQCAADNNITWSNIEQCMGSNRGDEILASNGERTRSVQPKITFIPTIIFNYQMREQLQKLALKDFHGTVEFLLEDEDCSKCQNGGRIIGLSWCLIAFCVISIFT; this is encoded by the exons ATGAGGAGTGTTCCacttttgtttgttattatattttataccaaCATAGCG GTGGAAGCTGCAACTCTCACAGTTTCGATCTATTACGAATCTTTATGTCCCGATAGTGTTAGATTCTTTAAAGATCAATTTTATCCAGCTTACAGTACCGTACTAAAAGGTAAAATTATCGTGGATTTAGTACCTTTTGGTAAAGCTACG GCTAAAAATGAAACTGGAAAATGGGTTTTTGATTGTCAACATGGTAAAAGTGAATGTTATGGGAATAAAATACACGGTTGCGCCATCGATGTTGCTACTAAAGATACTAGCACCGAATTTATAGTATGCGCTATGAAATCAGGTGATGCtagtgataataataatttgaaacag TGTGCAGCTGATAACAATATAACTTGGTCGAATATAGAGCAATGTATGGGCTCTAATAGAGGCGACGAGATTCTCGCTTCTAATGGTGAACGTACGCGTTCAGTTCAACCGAAAATAACTTTCATACCGACgataatattcaattatcaaATGAGGGAACAGCTACAGAAACTCGCGTTGAAAGACTTTCACGGCACTGTCGAATTCCTTTTGGAAGACGAAGATTGTTCGAAATGTCAAAATGGCGGACGTATAATCGGTTTATCCTGGTGTCTAATAGCTTTTTGTGTCATCTCGATATTTACTTAG
- the LOC130894235 gene encoding GILT-like protein 2 produces MFGKFTYFLLLWANVCNLNHAHEMTVSLFYKPFGSDSIEFITKQLFPTYKILGNLLKLELVPYPKILGNVKMNETNPIEYYATIIHACAINMYSTEESTEFINCAMTTKDSNFKEDIIECSDESGLNWNDIERCYKTGQYQKLLKQLIYRIEHVDRKIESFPTIILSNKFNKTIQVEAKSNFKSSICEFVLNEPEYCNRDEFTVN; encoded by the exons ATGTTTGGAAAGTTcacgtattttttattattgtgggCGAATGTGTGCAATTTAAATCAC gcACATGAAATGACTGTTTCCCTTTTTTACAAACCATTCGGCTCCGATAGCATCGAGTTTattacaaaacaattatttccaACATACAAAATTCTAGGTAATCTATTGAAATTGGAATTAGTGCCGTATCCAAAAATATTG GGAAACGTGAAAATGAATGAAACAAACCCTATAGAATACTACGCTACAATCATACACGCATGCGCTATAAATATGTATTCTACAGAAGAAAGCACTGAATTTATAAATTGTGCTATGACTACGaaagattcaaattttaaagaagATATTATAGAG TGCAGTGATGAATCTGGATTGAACTGGAATGATATTGAAAGATGCTATAAAACAGGACAGtatcagaaattattaaaacaattgatATACCGTATTGAACATGTCGATCGTAAAATAGAAAGTTTTCCCACGATAATTTTAAGcaataaattcaacaaaactATACAAGTAGAAGCGAAATCCAATTTCAAAAGTTCAATTTGTGAATTTGTACTTAACGAACCGGAATATTGTAATCGTGATGAATTTACCGTTAATtga
- the LOC130894228 gene encoding uncharacterized protein LOC130894228 isoform X7 — protein MVSFAAAGAISLTISNWNRFSANPTVVSIEKDYRNWENDIPAVTGCFNDKVDIKKADKYILEKWKIKLGHPKYDHYMDFIKLVANLSYENLYYFEKFKNDVDLHNVDMAQLTFDVHPDITGSLVTVDKTRKFKWNVILIELGICFTFFSKLSQVFTIKNKEYLNETENIDNNLLKCHYLNGLCYARFDSDPTLPIKYYVHSYMEVPDISTRQYHELGKGWDMEINYRMVETLTSPNIRFNDEPTLKNFFNYSIGLCQMACRYKLAMTFCGCKPYFYQIFGKVVYFSIKELRLDGVYCILPRNIYEIFYSDSEI, from the exons ATGGTTAGTTTTGCTGCTGCCGGTGCTATATCACTTACAATATCAAATTGGAATAGATTTTCAGCGAATCCTACTGTTGTTTCGATCGAAAAAGATTATCGGAATTGGGAAAATGACATACCAGCGGTTACAGGATGTTTCAATGATAAGGTCGATATAAAAAAAGCAGACAAATATATTCTCGA aaaatggaaaatcaaATTAGGTCATCCTAAATATGATCATTATATGGATTTTATAAAACTGGTAGCTAATTTATCTTACGAAAATTTgtactattttgaaaaatttaaaaacgacGTCGATTTACATAACGTCGATATGGCCCAATTGACTTTCGAT gtcCACCCGGATATAACTGGTTCTTTGGTCACTGTAGATAAAACACGTAAATTCAAATGGAACGTAATTTTAATTGAACTTGGAATTTGCTTCACGTTTTTTTCTAAACTCTCCCAAGTATTTACAATAAA aaataaagaaTATCtaaatgaaactgaaaatatagacaataatttattaaaatgtcatTATTTAAATGGATTGTGCTACGCTAGATTTGATTCCGATCCAACATTACCTATAAAA TATTATGTTCATTCGTATATGGAAGTACCAGATATTTCTACACGACAATATCATGAATTAGGTAAAGGATGGGATATGGAAATCAATTATAGAATGGTTGAAACTTTAACATCTCCAAATATAAG gttcaATGACGAACCGACtcttaagaatttttttaactacaGCATCGGTCTTTGTCAAATGGCATGTCGATATAAATTAGCAATGACATTTTGTGGATGCAAACCATACTTCTATCAAATATTTG GCAAAGTGGTGTATTTTTCGATCAAAGAACTACGTTTAGATGGGGTTTATTGCATCCTACCACGAAATATCTACGAGATATTCTATTCGGATTCGGAGATTTAA